A region of Argentina anserina chromosome 5, drPotAnse1.1, whole genome shotgun sequence DNA encodes the following proteins:
- the LOC126794945 gene encoding protein EMBRYO DEFECTIVE 514 → MAETTVAEIADTNPAAEDMDLETVPAQNSDEAQNGDANSKRAREEEEVGGEAKKAKVEEKSAEEQRLEKLGEGESGAGRVTLGPKSFGSAVEMFDYFYKLLHYWPTDLNINKYEYLVLLELLKKGHSEPDKKIGGGIQAFQVRFHPLYRSRCYFLIREDGASDDFSFRKCVDHILPLPENMKAHADANKALGGGKGGGRGSWRGRGRGRGRS, encoded by the exons ATGGCAGAGACCACCGTCGCTGAAATCGCCGATACCAACCCCGCCGCCGAGGACATGGACCTCGAAACCGTCCCAGCCCAAAACTCAGACGAGGCCCAGAACGGCGATGCCAACTCCAAGCGTGccagggaagaagaagaggtcgGCGGCGAGGCGAAGAAGGCGAAGGTGGAGGAGAAATCAGCTGAAGAGCAACGGTTGGAGAAGTTAGGGGAAGGTGAGAGCGGGGCGGGTCGGGTCACCTTGGGTCCGAAGAGTTTCGGTTCGGCTGTTGAGATGTTCGACTATTTCTATAAGCTCCTCCATTACTGGCCAACCGATCTTAATATTAATAAG TATGAATATCTGGTTTTGCTCGAGTTGCTCAAGAAGGGTCACTCTGAACCTGATAAAAAGATTGGCGGAGGGATTCAGGCTTTCCAAGTCCGGTTCCATCCATTGTATAGAAGTAGGTGCTACTTCCTCATAAGGGAAGATGGAGCCAGTGATGATTTTAGTTTCAGAAAGTGTGTGGATCACATACTTCCCTTGCCTGAGAACATGAAAGCACACGCTGATGCCAACAAAGCCTTGGGCGGTGGTAAGGGTGGTGGGAGAG